A single window of Pieris napi chromosome 8, ilPieNapi1.2, whole genome shotgun sequence DNA harbors:
- the LOC125051803 gene encoding transcription factor E4F1-like, with protein MFSDEEIKSDSGFMRPDDELISIQEVCLVDKYDKKDFGFNTEPVLFNSGRSNLDVGRFFRDGFCESLEQQQAKFAWTEEDGNIASLFSSPAFGAGSSKELDEALNTEFKETDTSTESNEWKNNGVVFKTKSTNSNAVSSTSGNSSGERPKGKNACKIDKEDPRSRLHFVKYIKTHGRTIKLWECGICSREFQHQYTLMRHLPTHTDERNYHCDECSKSFRQLSTLSQHRAIHSAERPYSCEVCKKTFNRVSTLISHRKTHSEEKPYRCHICPKGFHQKGNLRNHLFTHTNERPYRCNICKKGYNQQSNLVCHKNKAHPDNKETISIERISCQTLPSTSKAKPTTKPRPECEVSSSMSPETTKQLNTSFSGLWSGGVIVDPIKTYHMSVAVATRQTPFALLQDDNGVKVLVKVVDTELLGGKQMLVPATAEDLRVGGKIVLKDQDSQDIQIESVPKESALQIRVPVVATVVPKIAPGGELHLAVEEPHHAYHSALSTDNKGSCITSEAHASCSKNVDTNETIVIKKEIPSTSEIDGFQHVSSSGPVILSSYSLLPPAPSPPLDYIPLDLFESMACMPMGPQITTVNIDQPPSDESDIFITKFEDHSNTA; from the exons tTGGATGTTGGCCGTTTCTTCCGCGATGGTTTCTGTGAAAGTCTGGAGCAACAGCAGGCCAAGTTTGCGTGGACGGAAGAGGATGGCAATATCGCCTCTCTCTTTTCCTCACCAGCTTTCGGTGCCGGGTCCAGCAAAGAGCTTGATGAAGCTCTTAATACTGAATTTAAG GAAACTGATACGTCTACGGAAAGCAATGAATGGAAAAACAATGGTGtcgtatttaaaactaaatcaacTAACTCGAATGCAGTGTCTTCTACTTCAGGAAATAGTTCAG GTGAACGACCAAAAGGAAAGAACGCATGTAAAATCGATAAAGAAGATCCTCGATCCAGACTTCACTTcgtcaaatatattaaaacgcATGGACGAACTATCAAACTATGGGAATGTGGCATTT GTAGCCGAGAATTCCAACACCAATATACCCTGATGCGTCACTTACCTACTCACACGGACGAGAGGAATTACCACTGCGATGAATGCTCCAAGAGCTTTCGTCAGCTTTCAACCCTCAGCCAGCATCGCGCCATACATTCTGCAGAGAGACCCTATTCTTGCGAG GTATGCAAGAAAACGTTTAACCGCGTCTCCACTCTGATCTCCCACCGCAAGACCCACTCCGAAGAGAAGCCCTATCGCTGTCACATCTGTCCCAAAGGCTTCCATCAGAAAG GTAACTTGCGTAATCACTTGTTCACCCACACAAACGAACGTCCATATCGATGCAATATTTGCAAGAAGGGTTACAACCAACAGTCCAATTTAGTTTGCCACAAAAATAAG GCACATCCAGACAATAAGGAAACAATTAGTATTGAGAGAATCAGCTGTCAAACGTTACCTTCCACTTCAAAAGCTAAACCAACTACTAAACCTAg aCCCGAATGTGAAGTATCTTCATCAATGAGCCCAGAAACGACTAAACAGCTTAATACAAGTTTCTCTGGCCTTTGGAGTGGTGGAGTAATTGTTGATCCAATTAAGACGTACCATATGAGCGTTGCCGTGGCAACCAGACAAACGCCATTTGCTCTACTCCAAGATGATAATGGAGTTAAAGTTCTCGTAAAAGTGGTTGACACGGAACTGCTTGGGGGAAAACAg ATGTTAGTTCCTGCCACGGCTGAAGATTTGAGAGTTGGTGGTAAGATTGTGTTAAAGGATCAAGATTCGcag GACATACAAATTGAATCAGTACCGAAAGAGAGCGCTCTTCAAATCCGAGTGCCGGTTGTAGCCACTGTGGTGCCGAAGATTGCTCCTGGAGGAGAACTTCATCTCGCTGTTGAGGAACCGCATCACGCGTACCACAGTGCACTGTCTACTGATa ATAAAGGTTCTTGCATTACCAGCGAAGCTCATGCTTCCTGCAGTAAAAACGTTGATACCAATGAAAcgattgttataaaaaaggaGATTCCATCTACTTCAGAGATCGATGGATTTCAACATGTATCATCATCAG GGCCAGTGATATTGTCTTCGTACAGCTTGCTGCCACCGGCTCCGTCTCCACCCCTCGACTATATTCCACTTGACCTGTTCGAGTCTATGGCATGCATGCCTATGG GTCCTCAAATAACAACTGTGAACATAGATCAGCCGCCGTCCGATGAGTCTGATATTTTTATCACCAAATTTGAG GATCATTCAAACACGGCCTAA